From Vitis vinifera cultivar Pinot Noir 40024 chromosome 14, ASM3070453v1, a single genomic window includes:
- the LOC100261416 gene encoding probable receptor-like protein kinase At2g42960: MTTDLNAELSKKTDVLGLKVWELIGIVVALFIIIILCVLSLCLTSRKKSRSSRDRLPVNQIPTVSKEIKEVRVEQVSTNEFVPRDGILLTIHDKSSDKESDKVLVHLGMGKTKNGDNSSQSGSFHHLEKDGCGSQSGEEGSSGTVTVYKPSSSYPITAPSPLVGLPEFSHLGWGHWFTLRDLELATNRFSKENVLGEGGYGVVYRGQLINGTPVAVKKILNNLGQAEKEFRVEVEAIGHVRHKNLVRLLGYCIEGTHRMLVYEYVSNGNLEQWLHGAMRQHGFLTWDARMKILLGTAKALAYLHEAIEPKVVHRDIKSSNILIDDDFNAKVSDFGLAKLLGAGKSHITTRVMGTFGYVAPEYANTGLLNEKSDVYSFGVVLLEAITGRDPVDYGRPAQEVNLVDWLKMMVGSRRSEEVVDPNIEVRPSTRALKRALLTALRCVDPDSEKRPKMGQVVRMLESEEYPIPREDRRHRRTQAGSMEIESQKENSDTDQSENLGSRSESRGYHRT, from the exons ATGACAACTGATCTTAATGCTGAACTATCCAAGAAAACTGATGTCTTGGGTCTCAAGGTTTGGGAATTGATTGGGATTGTTGTCGCATTATTCATCATAATTATCCTGTGTGTGTTATCATTGTGTCTCACTTCAAGGAAGAAATCAAGAAGTTCTAGAGATAGGCTTCCCGTTAATCAAATCCCAACTGTTTCAAAGGAAATCAAGGAAGTAAGGGTGGAGCAAGTATCGACAAATGAATTTGTTCCACGTGATGGGATTCTTCTTACCATTCATGACAAATCCAGTGACAAAGAATCAGATAAGGTCCTGGTCCATTTGGGTATGGGGAAGACAAAGAATGGAGATAATAGCAGTCAATCTGGTTCATTTCATCATTTAGAGAAAGATGGATGTGGGTCTCAATCAGGGGAAGAAGGGAGCTCTGGCACAGTTACCGTGTACAAGCCTTCTTCATCATATCCAATAACTGCTCCTTCTCCTCTTGTTGGTTTGCCTGAATTCTCTCATTTGGGTTGGGGTCACTGGTTCACATTAAGGGATCTTGAACTTGCGACAAATCGGTTTTCAAAGGAAAATGTGCTTGGTGAAGGTGGATATGGAGTGGTTTACAGAGGACAGTTGATCAATGGGACGCCAGTGGCAGTTAAAAAGATCCTCAACAACCT GGGTCAAGCAGAGAAAGAATTTAGAGTTGAAGTTGAAGCTATTGGGCATGTGCGCCACAAGAATTTGGTTCGGCTTCTTGGATATTGCATTGAAGGGACCCATAG GATGTTGGTCTATGAGTATGTCAGCAATGGGAATTTGGAGCAATGGCTTCATGGAGCTATGCGCCAGCATGGATTTCTTACTTGGGATGCCCGCATGAAGATTCTTCTCGGGACAGCTAAGGC TCTTGCCTACTTGCATGAGGCCATTGAGCCAAAAGTGGTGCACCGGGACATTAAATCAAGTAACATTttgattgatgatgatttcaATGCCAAGGTTTCTGATTTCGGCCTGGCCAAGTTGTTGGGTGCTGGGAAAAGTCATATCACAACTCGAGTTATGGGAACCTTTGG ATATGTGGCTCCTGAATATGCAAATACTGGccttttgaatgaaaaaagtgATGTTTATAGCTTTGGGGTTGTGCTTTTGGAAGCAATTACTGGAAGAGATCCTGTGGACTATGGTCGCCCTGCCCAAGAG GTTAATCTGGTTGATTGGCTTAAAATGATGGTTGGAAGCAGGAGGTCAGAAGAAGTTGTAGACCCAAACATTGAGGTCAGACCATCTACAAGAGCCTTAAAACGAGCTCTTTTGACTGCTCTGAGATGTGTTGATCCAGATTCTGAGAAGAGACCCAAAATGGGCCAAGTTGTACGTATGCTCGAGTCTGAGGAATATCCCATACCAAGAGAG